In the Streptomyces sp. 840.1 genome, one interval contains:
- a CDS encoding condensation domain-containing protein produces the protein METAHRATDGAEQIVVLSARTPGQLRASADRLAGYLDRHPDADLADVAFTLQVEREAMAARYAVVVSSVAELRARLRAGPWRRDPPAAPGGPLAEIVGDRALKDELVRRWSAAGKLPRLASLWESGVDVRWEHLHRGASRRVVPLPVHSLPGDGRERRDGPPRRWNLSRGQLAMYRDERRWSESGAYNLPLLFEIHGDLDEAALERAVRAQTEIHPVLSAVVRERDAAPYLDLDPARVPSFERVAVPAASREGLLTALRDLVDAPFDLAEGPLVRTHLVLLAGGRRLLLITAHHILLDGTSTAVLVRTLKEAYRGGGGREGAASYGDFVAWEEALLAGPRGWRHQDHWVRELAGPRPALALPFDRPPDPGRMPRVDVVTLMVPPERAAALAGIARAHRVSAANVLFATYVLFLHRLTGQDDMILGMTAAARYEQRFHDVVGQFANCLPLRCRVIGGLTELLGSLRRGMVAGIEHGAFPLPEIARALGAEEEPLVMTNFLFQNFEGAEILAQETGSDRDAWELRPFVDLPYAGEFTLSGEIYRAGEGYKVFLKYDTNVFDRSTARDMADIWEAVIRDVSRGDEGGRAR, from the coding sequence GTGGAGACCGCCCACCGCGCGACCGACGGCGCGGAACAGATCGTCGTTCTCTCGGCGAGGACCCCCGGGCAGCTCCGGGCGTCCGCCGACCGGCTGGCCGGATATCTCGACCGCCACCCGGACGCCGACCTTGCCGATGTGGCCTTCACACTCCAGGTCGAACGGGAGGCGATGGCCGCACGGTACGCCGTCGTGGTGTCGTCCGTCGCGGAGCTGAGGGCCCGGCTGCGGGCCGGTCCCTGGCGCCGGGATCCGCCGGCCGCCCCCGGGGGGCCGCTGGCGGAGATCGTGGGCGACCGGGCCCTGAAGGACGAGCTGGTACGGCGGTGGAGCGCCGCGGGCAAACTGCCCCGGCTCGCGAGTCTGTGGGAGTCCGGCGTCGACGTGCGCTGGGAGCACCTGCACCGGGGCGCCTCGCGCCGGGTGGTGCCGCTGCCGGTGCACTCCCTCCCGGGGGACGGGAGGGAGCGGCGCGACGGCCCGCCCCGCCGGTGGAACCTCTCGCGCGGCCAGCTCGCCATGTACCGCGACGAGCGGCGCTGGTCGGAGTCCGGGGCGTACAACCTGCCGCTCCTCTTCGAGATCCACGGGGATCTTGACGAGGCGGCCCTGGAGCGGGCGGTCCGCGCGCAGACGGAGATCCATCCGGTGCTGAGCGCCGTCGTCAGGGAGCGGGACGCCGCGCCGTATCTGGACCTGGACCCGGCCAGAGTGCCGTCGTTCGAACGGGTCGCCGTCCCGGCCGCCTCGCGCGAGGGACTGCTGACCGCGCTGCGGGACCTGGTCGACGCCCCGTTCGACCTGGCGGAGGGCCCGCTCGTCCGGACGCATCTGGTCCTCCTCGCCGGAGGACGGCGCCTGCTGCTGATCACCGCGCACCACATCCTGCTCGACGGTACGTCGACCGCGGTCCTGGTCCGTACGCTGAAGGAGGCGTACCGAGGCGGAGGAGGACGAGAAGGGGCGGCTTCCTACGGCGACTTCGTGGCCTGGGAGGAGGCACTTCTGGCAGGCCCGAGGGGGTGGCGGCACCAGGACCACTGGGTACGGGAGCTGGCCGGACCGCGCCCCGCGCTCGCCCTGCCCTTCGACCGCCCGCCGGACCCGGGGCGGATGCCCCGCGTCGATGTGGTGACGCTGATGGTGCCGCCCGAGCGGGCCGCCGCACTGGCCGGCATCGCGAGGGCGCACCGGGTCAGTGCCGCCAACGTGCTGTTCGCTACGTACGTGCTGTTCCTGCACCGGCTGACCGGGCAGGACGACATGATCCTGGGCATGACCGCCGCCGCCCGCTACGAGCAGCGCTTCCACGATGTCGTCGGCCAGTTCGCGAACTGTCTGCCGCTCCGCTGCCGGGTCATCGGCGGCCTCACCGAACTGCTCGGTTCGCTGCGGCGCGGGATGGTCGCCGGAATCGAGCACGGTGCGTTTCCCCTGCCGGAGATCGCCCGAGCGCTCGGAGCCGAGGAAGAACCGCTGGTCATGACGAACTTCCTCTTCCAGAACTTCGAGGGCGCGGAAATTCTCGCCCAGGAAACCGGGAGCGACCGGGATGCCTGGGAGCTACGGCCTTTCGTCGATCTTCCGTATGCCGGAGAGTTCACCCTCTCCGGCGAGATATATCGGGCGGGCGAGGGGTACAAGGTATTTCTCAAATACGACACGAACGTATTCGACCGGTCCACCGCACGAGACATGGCGGACATCTGGGAGGCGGTCATCCGGGATGTGTCCCGGGGAGACGAGGGGGGACGGGCGCGGTAG
- a CDS encoding NADH:flavin oxidoreductase codes for MASLDEPFTVGGLTLPNRIVMAPMTRTASPGGVPGPDVAEYYARRAAHRVGLIITEGTYIGHPAAPAYDGVPEFHGEQALAGWAHVLRRVHEEGGRIIPQLWHTGAARTATDPPAEGPSGIGLDGAPAGRPMTGKDIDAAVAAFADAAANAARLGFDGVELHGAHGYLIDDFLWTGTNRRTDGYGGDPASRARFGAEIVRAVRAAVGPGFPVFFRFSQWKLGSYGARTATDPDELRLLLEPLASAGVDVFHASTRRYWLPEFEDSDSTLNLAGWIRKLTGRPTVTVGSVGMDQQYGEGEFAQGFTGPSGATGIGELVTRLERDEFDLVAVGRSLLANPDWAALALRGELDRAIPYDPSVLRTLA; via the coding sequence ATGGCCAGTCTGGATGAGCCGTTCACCGTGGGCGGCCTCACGCTCCCCAACCGCATCGTGATGGCCCCGATGACGAGGACGGCCTCCCCGGGCGGCGTGCCCGGCCCGGACGTGGCGGAGTACTACGCGCGCCGGGCCGCCCACCGCGTCGGCCTGATCATCACCGAGGGCACCTATATCGGCCACCCCGCCGCCCCCGCGTACGACGGCGTGCCCGAGTTCCACGGCGAGCAGGCACTCGCCGGCTGGGCCCATGTGCTGCGCCGGGTACACGAGGAGGGCGGCCGGATCATTCCGCAGCTGTGGCACACGGGGGCGGCGCGCACCGCGACCGATCCGCCCGCCGAGGGCCCGTCCGGGATCGGCCTGGACGGCGCCCCGGCGGGACGGCCCATGACGGGGAAGGACATCGACGCCGCGGTCGCGGCGTTCGCGGACGCCGCCGCGAACGCCGCGCGGCTGGGGTTCGACGGGGTCGAACTGCACGGCGCGCACGGCTATCTGATCGACGACTTCCTGTGGACCGGGACCAACCGGCGCACCGACGGCTACGGCGGTGACCCGGCTTCCCGGGCCCGGTTCGGCGCCGAGATCGTGCGGGCGGTCCGCGCGGCCGTCGGTCCGGGGTTCCCGGTCTTCTTCCGCTTCTCCCAGTGGAAGCTCGGCTCGTACGGGGCCCGCACCGCGACGGACCCGGACGAACTGCGCCTGCTGCTGGAGCCCCTGGCCTCGGCCGGTGTCGACGTGTTCCACGCCTCGACCCGGCGCTACTGGCTGCCGGAGTTCGAGGACAGCGACAGCACCCTCAACCTGGCCGGCTGGATACGCAAGCTCACCGGCAGGCCCACCGTGACGGTCGGCTCGGTCGGGATGGACCAGCAGTACGGCGAGGGAGAGTTCGCCCAGGGATTCACCGGACCGTCCGGCGCGACCGGCATCGGCGAGCTGGTGACCCGCCTGGAACGCGACGAGTTCGACCTGGTCGCCGTGGGCCGGTCGCTGCTGGCCAACCCGGACTGGGCGGCGCTGGCGCTCCGGGGCGAGCTGGACCGGGCCATCCCCTACGACCCGTCCGTCCTGCGGACCCTGGCCTGA
- the car gene encoding carboxylic acid reductase, with protein MAEPLDATTASAHDADQGLAEALASVDPGRALAEVMASVLESHGDRPALGERARDPETGRLLPRFDTISYRELWSRVRALAGRWHHDPQYPLGPGDRICTLGFTSTDYATLDLACIHLGAVPVPLQSNAPLSQLAPIVAEAEPTVLAASTDRLDTAVELAVASSTIQRLVLFDHGPGTTGPQAALAAARERLAAAGSAVAVDTLAELIDRGSALPPPPLYAAAPGEDPLSLLIYTSGSTGAPKGAMYTQRLLGTAWYGFSYGAADTPAISVLYLPQSHLAGRYAVMGSLVKGGTGYFTAAGDLSTLFEDIALVRPTELTMVPRLCDMLLQHYRSELGRRAAEPGDTEAAVRKELREEFLGGRVAKAFVGTAPLSADLAAFVESVLGFHLYTGYGSTEAGGVLLDTVVQRPPVTDYKLVDVPELGYYATDLPYPRGELLLKSSTLIPGYFRRPDVTAEIFDTDGYYRTGDVFAETGPDRLVYVDRTKDTLKLSQGEFVTVSRLETVFLGSPLVQHLYLYGNSERAYLVAVVVPTPDALAGCGGDTEALRPLLMESLRSVAKEAGLNSYEIPRGLLVETEPFSPENGLFTESHKLLRPRLKERYGPALEQLYDRLADGQERRLGELRRTGADGPVEETVIRAAQALLGSPDTGPRPGAHFTDLGGDSLSALSFAALLKEVFHVDVPVGVIISPANDLAEVARYIAAARRPAGARRPTAASVHGEHRSEVRARDLTLEKFLDAPTLAAAPARPRPDGAVRTVLLTGATGYLGRFLCLEWLERLASSGGRLVCLVRGSDAAVAARRLEEAFDSGDAALLRRYRKAAGKNLEVLAGDIGDVRMGLAEDVWRELAETVDLIVHPAALVNHLLPYSELFGPNVVGTAEVIRLALTGRLKPVNYVSTVAVCLGTPAETADENADIRATSPVRTIGRGYADGYATSKWAGEVLLREAHERYGLPVTAFRSGIVLAHSTYSGQVNVPDVLTRLLFSLVVTGIAPGSFYRAGARAHYDGLPVDFTAEAVVALGATATDGHRTFNVLNPHDDGVSLDTFVDWLIEAGHPIRRVDDHGAWLTRFTAALRALPEKQRQHSLLPLIGVYAEPGEGVPGSLLPAGRFHAAVRAARIGQEHDIPRVSPSLIGKYVTDLRALGLLSRP; from the coding sequence ATGGCCGAACCGCTGGACGCCACCACCGCGTCGGCGCACGACGCGGACCAGGGGCTCGCCGAGGCCCTGGCCTCCGTTGACCCGGGCCGGGCACTCGCCGAGGTCATGGCGTCCGTCCTGGAGAGCCACGGAGACCGGCCCGCCCTCGGCGAACGCGCCCGGGACCCGGAGACCGGGCGTCTCCTCCCGCGCTTCGATACCATCAGCTACCGCGAACTGTGGTCCCGCGTCCGCGCGCTGGCCGGCCGGTGGCACCACGACCCGCAGTATCCGCTGGGCCCCGGCGACCGGATCTGCACCCTCGGCTTCACCAGTACCGACTACGCGACGCTCGACCTGGCCTGCATCCACCTCGGGGCCGTGCCCGTGCCCCTGCAGTCCAACGCCCCCCTGTCCCAACTGGCGCCGATCGTGGCGGAGGCCGAGCCCACTGTGCTGGCCGCGAGCACCGACCGGCTGGACACCGCCGTCGAGTTGGCCGTCGCGTCGAGCACGATCCAGCGCCTCGTTCTCTTCGACCACGGCCCGGGGACCACCGGCCCGCAGGCGGCCCTGGCGGCGGCCCGGGAGCGCCTGGCCGCGGCCGGGAGCGCGGTCGCCGTCGACACCCTGGCCGAGCTGATCGACCGGGGCAGCGCCCTGCCGCCCCCGCCGCTGTACGCCGCGGCTCCGGGTGAGGACCCGCTCTCCCTGCTCATCTACACCTCCGGCAGCACCGGCGCACCCAAGGGCGCCATGTACACCCAACGGCTCCTGGGCACCGCGTGGTACGGGTTCAGCTACGGTGCGGCCGACACTCCGGCGATCAGCGTCCTCTACCTGCCGCAGAGCCATCTCGCCGGCCGCTACGCGGTGATGGGTTCGCTCGTGAAGGGGGGCACCGGATACTTCACGGCCGCAGGAGACCTGTCCACCCTGTTCGAGGACATCGCCCTGGTCCGCCCCACGGAGCTGACCATGGTCCCGCGCCTGTGCGACATGCTCCTCCAGCACTACCGCAGCGAGCTGGGCCGCCGGGCCGCCGAGCCGGGCGACACCGAGGCAGCGGTAAGGAAGGAGCTGCGAGAGGAGTTCCTGGGCGGGCGCGTCGCCAAGGCGTTCGTCGGCACCGCCCCGCTCTCCGCCGACCTCGCGGCGTTCGTCGAGTCCGTCCTCGGCTTCCACCTCTACACCGGCTACGGCTCCACCGAAGCGGGCGGAGTGCTGCTGGACACCGTGGTCCAGCGCCCGCCGGTCACCGACTACAAGCTGGTGGACGTCCCCGAACTGGGCTACTACGCGACCGATCTGCCCTATCCGCGCGGCGAGCTGCTGCTGAAGTCGAGCACGCTCATTCCCGGCTACTTCCGGCGCCCCGACGTCACCGCCGAGATCTTCGACACGGACGGCTACTACCGCACCGGTGACGTCTTCGCCGAGACCGGACCCGACCGGCTGGTCTACGTCGACCGCACCAAGGACACCCTGAAGCTGTCCCAGGGCGAGTTCGTGACCGTGTCCCGACTGGAAACGGTGTTTCTCGGCAGCCCTCTCGTCCAGCACCTCTACCTTTACGGCAACAGCGAGCGCGCCTACCTGGTCGCGGTGGTGGTGCCCACCCCGGACGCGCTGGCCGGGTGCGGCGGGGACACCGAAGCGCTCCGGCCGCTGCTCATGGAGTCGCTCCGGAGCGTCGCGAAGGAGGCCGGACTCAACTCGTACGAGATCCCCCGCGGCCTCCTCGTCGAGACCGAGCCCTTCAGCCCCGAGAACGGCCTCTTCACCGAGAGCCACAAACTGCTGCGCCCCCGCCTCAAGGAGCGCTACGGGCCCGCTCTGGAGCAGTTGTACGACCGACTCGCCGACGGACAGGAGCGGCGGCTGGGCGAACTGCGGCGCACCGGCGCGGACGGGCCGGTGGAGGAGACGGTCATCCGGGCCGCCCAGGCCCTGCTGGGATCCCCGGACACCGGTCCCCGCCCCGGCGCGCACTTCACCGACCTCGGTGGGGACTCCCTCTCCGCCCTGTCGTTCGCCGCGCTGTTGAAGGAGGTCTTCCACGTCGACGTCCCGGTCGGCGTGATCATCAGCCCGGCCAACGACCTGGCGGAGGTGGCGCGGTACATCGCAGCGGCACGCCGGCCGGCCGGGGCGCGGCGGCCCACGGCCGCCTCCGTGCACGGGGAGCACCGCTCCGAAGTCCGCGCCCGTGACCTCACGCTGGAGAAGTTCCTCGACGCACCCACGCTCGCCGCCGCTCCGGCGCGGCCCCGCCCCGACGGCGCCGTACGGACGGTCCTGCTGACCGGGGCCACCGGGTACCTCGGCCGGTTCCTCTGCCTGGAGTGGCTGGAGCGGCTGGCGTCCTCGGGCGGACGGCTGGTCTGCCTCGTCCGCGGCAGCGACGCGGCCGTCGCGGCGAGGCGGCTGGAGGAAGCCTTCGACAGCGGCGACGCCGCACTGCTCCGGCGCTACCGGAAGGCGGCCGGGAAGAACCTGGAGGTGCTCGCGGGGGACATCGGCGATGTGCGGATGGGCCTGGCGGAGGACGTCTGGCGGGAACTGGCCGAGACCGTGGACCTGATCGTCCACCCCGCGGCCCTGGTCAACCACCTGCTGCCGTACAGCGAACTGTTCGGCCCCAACGTCGTCGGCACCGCCGAAGTGATCCGGCTGGCCCTCACCGGGCGGCTGAAGCCCGTCAACTACGTCTCGACCGTCGCCGTCTGCCTCGGAACCCCGGCCGAGACGGCCGACGAGAACGCCGACATCCGGGCCACCAGCCCGGTGCGGACCATCGGCCGCGGATACGCCGACGGGTACGCGACCAGCAAATGGGCCGGGGAGGTCCTGCTCCGGGAGGCGCACGAGCGGTACGGTCTGCCGGTCACCGCCTTCCGGTCCGGCATCGTCCTGGCGCACAGCACCTACTCCGGGCAGGTCAACGTGCCCGACGTCCTCACCCGTCTGTTGTTCAGCCTGGTCGTCACCGGCATCGCGCCCGGCTCCTTCTACCGGGCGGGGGCCCGTGCGCACTACGACGGCCTGCCGGTCGACTTCACGGCGGAGGCCGTCGTCGCCCTGGGTGCGACCGCCACCGATGGCCACCGGACCTTCAACGTACTGAATCCGCACGACGACGGTGTCTCCCTGGACACCTTCGTCGACTGGCTCATCGAGGCCGGCCACCCGATCCGGCGCGTCGATGACCACGGCGCCTGGCTCACCCGCTTCACCGCGGCGCTCCGCGCCCTGCCGGAGAAGCAGCGTCAGCACTCGCTGCTCCCGCTGATCGGCGTCTACGCGGAACCCGGCGAAGGCGTCCCGGGTTCCCTGCTCCCCGCCGGTCGCTTCCACGCCGCCGTGCGGGCGGCGCGGATCGGTCAGGAGCACGACATTCCCCGGGTGTCGCCGTCCCTCATTGGCAAGTACGTCACCGACCTGCGCGCACTCGGCCTCCTCTCCCGCCCCTGA
- a CDS encoding LysR family transcriptional regulator — protein sequence MAGHPAGPGRGRAMSDGLGFSLAQLRYFVVSAEVGNISEAAEQLCASQSTVSSAVMRLERQLGVQLLLRHHARGVSLTPSGRHLLLEAQDLLGRARSLKARGDALAEDAAGRLDVGFLSSLAPFLLPGVHRLTQQRYAELRLAVHEEPADRLAVLLREGRCELAVTYDFLAGDARFHALAQLPVHAVLAGGDPLGRDGPVELAELAARPLVTLNAPDFIRHGEKMFANAGVRLPRVIEVASVETMRGLVAAGSGFALMYQRTEATTTLGGGTVRTVEIAGVLPPAALGVAMMPGLAMSGRGMAFLDVLGSMVTGSRSGPAEPAHPASDRVRP from the coding sequence ATGGCTGGACACCCTGCGGGACCGGGCCGGGGGCGCGCGATGAGCGACGGCCTGGGCTTCAGCCTCGCGCAACTGCGGTACTTCGTCGTCTCCGCCGAAGTGGGCAACATATCGGAGGCGGCGGAGCAGCTGTGCGCCTCGCAGTCAACGGTCTCGTCGGCCGTGATGAGGCTGGAACGGCAACTCGGCGTGCAGCTCCTCCTGCGGCATCACGCCCGGGGGGTCTCCCTCACTCCGAGCGGCCGCCATCTGCTGCTGGAAGCCCAAGACCTGCTGGGGCGGGCCAGGAGCCTCAAGGCACGGGGCGACGCCCTGGCGGAGGACGCGGCCGGCCGGCTCGACGTCGGCTTCCTCTCGTCACTCGCCCCGTTCCTGCTGCCCGGTGTCCACCGGCTCACCCAGCAGCGTTACGCGGAGCTGCGGCTGGCCGTGCACGAGGAGCCGGCCGACCGGCTGGCGGTACTGCTGCGGGAAGGGCGGTGCGAACTGGCGGTCACCTACGACTTCCTGGCTGGGGACGCCCGGTTCCACGCGCTGGCCCAACTGCCCGTCCACGCCGTGCTCGCCGGCGGCGATCCCCTGGGCAGGGACGGACCGGTGGAACTGGCCGAGCTGGCCGCCCGCCCGCTGGTGACCCTCAACGCACCCGACTTCATCCGGCACGGCGAGAAGATGTTCGCCAACGCGGGTGTTCGGCTGCCACGCGTGATCGAGGTGGCGAGTGTCGAGACGATGCGAGGTCTGGTGGCGGCCGGCTCCGGATTCGCCCTGATGTACCAGCGCACCGAGGCGACGACGACCCTCGGCGGGGGGACGGTCCGTACGGTGGAGATCGCCGGAGTCCTGCCTCCCGCGGCCCTCGGGGTGGCCATGATGCCCGGCCTGGCGATGAGCGGCCGCGGCATGGCCTTTCTGGACGTGCTCGGCTCGATGGTGACGGGGTCCCGGAGCGGACCTGCCGAACCGGCGCACCCGGCCTCGGACCGAGTGCGCCCGTGA
- a CDS encoding nuclear transport factor 2 family protein, which translates to MAEDIDDRVNLFLRSLEAFDFTAARTLCTEAATVRQNDGRGEQPIAESLNGLRSLTADTDSLSYDVLRRFRNADEVLQQHVLHLVGNDGSRTDVHAAVYFRFQDGLIDRIEEYVYAEPVLTRPRTPDPA; encoded by the coding sequence ATGGCAGAGGACATCGACGACCGGGTGAATCTGTTTCTGCGGAGTCTGGAGGCGTTCGACTTCACCGCCGCCCGGACGCTGTGCACCGAGGCCGCCACGGTGCGGCAGAACGACGGCCGGGGCGAACAGCCGATCGCTGAGAGCCTGAACGGGCTCAGATCCCTCACCGCGGACACCGACTCGCTGAGTTACGACGTGCTCCGCCGGTTCCGCAACGCCGACGAGGTGCTCCAGCAGCACGTGCTCCACCTGGTCGGGAACGACGGGTCCCGCACCGACGTCCACGCCGCGGTCTACTTCCGGTTCCAGGACGGTCTCATCGACCGGATCGAGGAGTACGTCTACGCCGAACCCGTCCTGACACGGCCCCGGACGCCGGACCCGGCGTAG
- a CDS encoding cytochrome P450, with the protein MTAAGHEIRAYPFGPVDRLDLDPTLLEVCGEHPVLRVSLPFGGDGWLVTRYADVRTVLSDPRFSRAAAAGAHVPRTVAVAPPPTSIMGMDPPDHSRLRGRVMRAFTVRSIDALRPRIEEIVNGLVDAMTEGAGPADLAAVLTWPLPITVICEMLGVPPADQDRFTEWVDGLLILDDPEQSAHARRQLGDYLAELIGQRRAEPTDDLLGELAADSGQDPLSEEELVGLGVSLLSAGQEATANQIGNFVYTLLTRPALWRQLVADPSIVPQAVEELSRYIPISATAGFTRVATEDLELGGQLIRAGDAVVAELGMANHDPEVFDRPEEIDFHRDQIPHVTFGYGIHHCLGAQLARVELRVVLETLVTRLPGLRLAVPADQLAWRTERLIRGVAALPVRW; encoded by the coding sequence ATGACCGCCGCAGGACACGAGATACGGGCCTACCCGTTCGGTCCGGTGGACCGGCTCGACCTGGACCCCACGCTGTTGGAGGTCTGCGGTGAGCACCCCGTGCTCCGGGTGAGCCTGCCCTTCGGGGGCGACGGCTGGCTCGTCACCCGGTACGCCGACGTCAGGACGGTCCTGTCGGACCCCCGCTTCAGCCGCGCCGCCGCCGCGGGCGCCCATGTGCCCCGCACCGTCGCCGTCGCCCCGCCGCCGACCTCCATCATGGGCATGGACCCGCCGGACCACAGCCGGCTGCGAGGCCGGGTGATGCGCGCGTTCACCGTACGCAGCATCGACGCGCTCCGCCCGCGCATCGAGGAGATCGTGAACGGTCTGGTCGACGCCATGACGGAAGGGGCCGGCCCGGCCGACCTGGCGGCGGTCCTCACATGGCCGCTGCCGATCACGGTGATCTGCGAGATGCTCGGCGTGCCGCCCGCCGACCAGGACCGGTTCACCGAGTGGGTGGACGGCCTGCTGATCCTCGACGACCCCGAGCAGTCCGCACACGCCCGCCGGCAGCTCGGAGACTACCTCGCGGAGCTGATCGGGCAGCGTCGCGCCGAGCCCACCGACGACCTCCTGGGCGAGCTGGCCGCTGACAGCGGGCAGGACCCGCTCAGCGAGGAGGAACTGGTCGGCCTGGGTGTCAGTCTGCTCTCCGCCGGCCAGGAGGCCACCGCGAACCAGATCGGCAACTTCGTCTACACCCTGCTGACCCGGCCCGCCCTCTGGCGACAACTCGTCGCCGACCCCTCGATCGTCCCCCAGGCCGTCGAAGAGCTCTCCCGGTACATTCCGATCAGCGCTACCGCCGGCTTCACCCGCGTCGCCACCGAGGACCTCGAACTGGGCGGGCAGCTCATCCGGGCCGGGGACGCGGTGGTGGCCGAACTCGGAATGGCCAACCACGACCCCGAGGTGTTCGACCGGCCCGAGGAGATCGACTTCCACCGCGACCAGATCCCGCACGTCACCTTCGGGTACGGCATCCACCACTGCCTCGGTGCGCAACTGGCCAGGGTCGAACTGCGCGTCGTCCTCGAAACCCTCGTCACCCGACTGCCCGGTCTGCGCCTCGCCGTCCCCGCGGACCAGCTGGCATGGCGCACCGAACGCCTCATCCGGGGCGTGGCCGCGCTGCCCGTCCGCTGGTGA
- a CDS encoding trypsin-like serine protease, producing the protein MATVPESAPGHGLCDGTRGGSLINRQWVLTAAHCLPAEGLEAEGIVRIGGDRRKAGASVRKIDRFFLHPGYESGENRTANKNDIAVIRLDRPVARRPVVIAQRAGRSGTPTRVPGLGTTSGHPGCPSAAGRPRLRCP; encoded by the coding sequence GTGGCGACCGTCCCGGAGTCCGCCCCCGGGCACGGCCTGTGCGACGGGACGCGCGGGGGCTCGCTGATCAACCGGCAGTGGGTGCTGACGGCGGCTCACTGTCTGCCGGCCGAGGGACTGGAGGCGGAAGGGATCGTGCGGATCGGCGGCGACCGCCGCAAGGCCGGCGCCTCCGTCCGGAAGATCGACCGGTTCTTCCTCCACCCCGGCTATGAGAGCGGTGAGAACAGGACCGCCAACAAGAACGACATCGCGGTGATACGTCTGGACCGGCCGGTCGCCCGCCGGCCCGTCGTGATTGCCCAGCGGGCAGGCCGGTCCGGCACACCGACCCGGGTCCCGGGCCTCGGTACGACGTCCGGACATCCCGGCTGTCCGTCCGCTGCCGGCCGACCCCGGCTTCGCTGTCCCTGA
- a CDS encoding oxidoreductase, giving the protein MATESSRVPGTSGELAGRRAVVTGGSRGIGAAIARNLLDAGATVVTSARGQNPHTPPGAAFVAADLSTPDGVRGFADTALELLGGVDIIVNNAGGCRSFQSVLELENDWQYTMDINFLAAVRLNAALVPTMRESGGAIVHVSSIATVAAYPNLLHYAAAKSALETYSRGLSAELAPDGIRVVSVCLGNVETPASEIARTRIVEQHGGDPDDLTGQWAAEIPLGRLGDPQDIADAVSFLVSPRASWITGSNVVIDGGKTASLC; this is encoded by the coding sequence ATGGCGACGGAGAGCAGTCGTGTCCCCGGAACCTCAGGTGAGCTGGCGGGACGACGGGCCGTGGTCACCGGCGGCAGCCGGGGGATCGGCGCCGCCATCGCGCGCAACCTGCTCGACGCCGGCGCGACCGTCGTCACCTCGGCCCGCGGCCAGAACCCGCACACGCCGCCCGGCGCCGCGTTCGTCGCAGCCGATCTCAGCACCCCCGACGGCGTGCGGGGTTTCGCCGACACCGCGCTGGAGCTGCTGGGCGGCGTGGACATCATCGTCAACAACGCCGGCGGATGCCGCTCGTTCCAGAGCGTGCTGGAGCTGGAGAACGACTGGCAGTACACGATGGACATCAACTTCCTCGCCGCCGTCCGGCTCAACGCGGCCCTCGTGCCCACCATGCGCGAGAGCGGCGGTGCGATCGTCCATGTGTCGTCGATCGCGACCGTCGCGGCCTACCCGAACCTCCTGCACTACGCCGCCGCCAAGTCCGCGCTGGAGACCTACAGCAGGGGTCTCTCCGCCGAGTTGGCACCGGACGGCATCCGGGTCGTCTCCGTCTGCCTGGGCAACGTGGAGACACCGGCGTCGGAGATCGCCCGCACCCGGATCGTCGAACAGCACGGTGGAGACCCGGACGACCTCACCGGACAATGGGCCGCCGAGATCCCGCTCGGGCGGCTCGGTGACCCCCAGGACATCGCCGACGCCGTGAGCTTCCTGGTCTCTCCCCGCGCCTCCTGGATCACCGGGAGCAACGTCGTCATCGACGGCGGGAAGACCGCGAGCCTGTGCTGA